One segment of Prinia subflava isolate CZ2003 ecotype Zambia chromosome 11, Cam_Psub_1.2, whole genome shotgun sequence DNA contains the following:
- the TNK2 gene encoding activated CDC42 kinase 1 isoform X2 — protein sequence MGERCDYQRLSSAEEEEEMHGPLPHSFSDSTGQRALRLGSRRPTPPPRQDIAPGMPCRRRLSCSMQAEEGTDWLLELLTELQLQQYFLRIRDELNVTRLSHFEYVKNEDLEKIGMGRPGQRRLWEAVKRRKAMCKRKSWMSKVFSGKRPESELPPQPQSTFRKPPTPPPPEAGGQHSLTCLVRERDLSIFEKLGDGSFGVVHRGEWCTPAGKTLNVAVKCLKTDVLSQPEALDDFIREVNAMHSLDHRNLIRLYGVVLSHPMKMVTELAPLGSLLDRLRKNQGHFLISTLCQYAIQVAKGMAYLESKRFIHRDLAARNILLASNELVKIGDFGLMRALPKNDDHYVMQEHRKVPFAWCAPESLKTRTFSHASDTWMFGVTLWEMFTYGQEPWIGLNGSQILHKIDKEGERLPRPEDCPQDIYNVMLQCWAHKPEDRPTFVALRDFLVEAQPTDMRALQDFEEPDKLHIQMNDIITVIEGRAENYWWRGQNKRTLKVGQFPRNTVTSVAGLSAHDISQPLKNSFIHTGHGDTNPQHCWGFPDKIDELYLGNPMDPPDILGVDPSAARPTQLPGRAKKPCYDPVSEEEEGLPGGLRKLCLKKPGTGKGLRPAKPSARVPGTKVGERQPGRLASEGPASSEVTLIDFGEEVPQGSPSPVGELTAPSLAKLAMEACSLLDKTPPQSPTRALPRPLHPTPVVDWDARPLPPPPAYDDVAQDEDDIEVCSITSPPSRRGKTNYGFVDESERGPALEDNLFLPPKETKQPSMTQTTELFEELQQECMKRLNVPLGPAAPADDKPQIPPRVPIPPRPLRRNEPGRWSGDLSPASGGEEDRPPQIPPRDPLSQPTSRTPSPMALQVGSPQQRAALCSCLSTSPGKPMPTTQSFALDPKYATPKVIQAQGKDCSKGPCILPIVKDGQKVSSTHYYLLPERPAYLDKYEKFFKEAKSPEEVPASRQVTTATVRPMVQQPLPDCKANFSSNNSNPGPKCLVKASCSLQKIVYDGPDVCRPADKIRLVQDTVHGVTTEECQAALQKHGWSIQRAIQYLKVEQLFCLGLKSRGECQRVLEMFDWNLAQASSHLLDPYSATRQKW from the exons ATGGGCGAGAGATGCGACTACCAGCGCTTGAGCAGcgccgaggaggaggaggaaatgcaCGGCCCCTTGCCCCACAGCTTCTCGGACAGCACCGGGCAGCGGGCCCTGCGGCTGGGCAGCAGGCGCCCCACGCCGCCCCCCCGGCAGGACATCGCCCCGGGCATGCCGTGCCGGCGG aggctgagctgtagcatgcaggcagaggagggcacagactggctgctggagctgctgactgagctgcagctgcagcagtacTTCCTGCGCATCCGAGACGAGCTCAACGTCACACGCCTCTCCCACTTCGAGTACGTCAAAAATGAGGATCTGGAGAAGATCGGCATGGGACGCCCCG gcCAGCGGCGGCTGTGGGAGGCAGTGAAGCGGAGGAAAGCCATGTGCAAGCGGAAATCCTGGATGAGCAAG GTGTTCAGTGGGAAGCGCCCAGAGTCAGAGCTGCcgccccagccccagagcaccTTCCGCAAGCCCCCCACACCACCCCCCCCTGAAGCTGGGGGCCAGCACTCCCTCACCTGCCTCGTGCGGGAGCGGGACCTCTCCATCTTTGAGAAGCTGGGTGACGGCTCCTTTGGTGTGGTGCACCGCGGCGAGTGGTGCACGCCTGCTGGCAAGACG CTGAATGTGGCAGTGAAGTGCCTCAAGACAGATGTGCTGAGCCAGCCAGAGGCCCTGGATGACTTCATCCGGGAGGTGAATGCCATGCACTCCCTGGACCACAGGAACCTCATCCGCCTGTATGGCGTGGTGCTCTCCCACCCCATGAAGATG GTGACAGAGCTGGCCCCGCTGGGCTCCCTCCTGGACCGCCTGCGGAAGAACCAGGGCCATTTCCTCATCTCCACACTGTGCCAGTATGCCATCCAAGTGGCCAAGGGCATGGCCTATCTGGAGTCCAAGCGTTTCATCCACCGTGACCTGGCTGCCCGAAACATCCTGCTGGCCTCCAATGAGCTCGTCAAGATCGGGGACTTCGGACTGATGCGGGCACTGCCCAAAAATGATGATCACTACGTGATGCAGGAGCACCGCAAGGTCCCCTTTGCCTG GTGTGCTCCTGAGAGCCTGAAGACACGCACCTTCTCCCACGCCAGTGACACCTGGATGTTCGGAGTGACCCTCTGGGAGATGTTCACCTATGGTCAGGAGCCTTGGATTGGCCTGAATGGCAGCCAG ATCCTGCACAAGATAGACAAGGAGGGTGAGCGGCTGCCGCGGCCTGAGGACTGTCCCCAGGACATCTACAATGtcatgctgcagtgctgggcacacaAGCCCGAGGACCGACCCACCTTCGTGGCCTTGCGAGACTTCTTGGTGGAG gcTCAGCCCACTGACATGAGAGCGCTGCAGGACTTTGAGGAGCCGGACAAGCTGCACATCCAGATGAACGACATCATCACGGTCATTGAGGGCAG GGCCGAGAATTACTGGTGGCGGGGTCAGAATAAACGGACCCTAAAAGTGGGCCAATTTCCCCGAAACACGGTGACCTCGGTGGCAGGGCTGTCAGCCCACGACATCAGCCAGCCGCTTAAAAACAGCTTCATCCACACAGGCCATGGAGACACCaacccacagcactgctgggggtTTCCCGATAAAATTGATGA GCTGTACCTGGGAAATCCCATGGACCCTCCTGACATTTTAGGTGTGGACCCGAGTGCTGCCAGACCTACACAGCTTCCAGGAAGGGCTAAAA AGCCTTGCTACGACCCAGTtagtgaggaggaggagggtctGCCAGGGGGCCTGCGGAAGCTCTGCCTGAAGAagccaggcacagggaagggccTGCGGCCGGCCAAGCCATCAGCACGAGTACCGGGCACCAAGGTGGGCGAGCGGCAGCCCGGACGGCTGGCAAGCGAGGGGCCGGCAAGCAGCGAGGTGACCCTCATTGACTTTGGGGAGGAAgtgccccagggcagcccctctCCGGTGGGGGAGCTGACAGCCCCATCATTAGCCAAGCTGGCCATGGAGGCCTGCTCTCTGCTGGACAAGACCCCACCACAGAGCCCCACACGGGCTCTCCCTCGGCCACTCCACCCCACGCCGGTGGTGGACTGGGATGCCCGGCCCTTGCCCCCGCCGCCTGCCTACGATGACGTGGCACAGGATGAGGACGATATTGAGGTCTGCTCTATCACCAGCCCCCCAAGCCGGCGGGGCAAGACCAACTACGGCTTTGTGGATGAGAGTGAACGGGGACCAGCACTGGAGGACAACCTCTTCCTGCCCCCCAAGGAGACCAAACAGCCCAGCATGACGCAGACCACCGAGCTctttgaggagctgcagcaggagtgcATGAAGAGGCTCAATGTCCCCCTGGGACCGGCTGCTCCAGCTGACGACAAGCCCCAGAtccctccccgtgtccccatcccgCCCCGGCCCCTTCGCCGCAATGAGCCTGGGCGCTGGTCAGGGGACCTTTCCCCAGCTTCGGGGGGCGAGGAGGACCGGCCGCCCCAGATCCCCCCGCGGGACCCACTGTCCCAGCCCACTTCCCGGACACCCAGCCCCatggctctgcaggtgggctccCCCCAGCAACgtgctgccctctgctcctgcctctccaccTCACCAGGGAAGCCCATGCCCACCACACAGAGCTTCGCCCTCGACCCTAAGTACGCCACCCCCAAGGTCATCCAGGCGCAGGGCAAGGACTGCTCCAAGGGACCCTGCATCCTGCCCATCGTGAAGGATGGGCAGAAGGTCAGCAGCACCCACTACTACCTGCTGCCCGAGCGCCCTGCCTACCTGGACAAGTACGAGAAGTTTTTCAAGGAGGCTAAAAGCCCCGAGGAGGTGCCAGCATCCCGCCAGGTCACCACAGCCACCGTCCGTCCTATggtgcagcagccactgccagaCTGCAAGGCCAACTTTTCCTCCAACAACAGCAACCCTGGGCCCAAGTGCCTGGTGAaagcctcctgcagcctccagaaGATCGTTTACGACGGGCCAGATGTTTGCCGTCCTGCTGACAAGATCCGGCTG GTGCAGGACACGGTGCATGGTGTGACCACCGAGGAgtgccaggcagccctgcagaagcATGGCTGGAGCATCCAGCGGGCTATCCAGTACCTGAAG GTGGAGCAGCTCTTCTGCCTGGGGCTGAAGTCCCGTGGTGAGTGCCAGCGGGTGCTGGAGATGTTCGACTGGAACCTGGCACAGGCCAGCTCCCACCTCCTCGATCCCTACAGCGCCACCCGCCAGAA GTGGTGA
- the TNK2 gene encoding activated CDC42 kinase 1 isoform X1: MVPPHPPPPPPGCLVHRAGVRGEGGSERGAGGDATTSPLRSRSRDRRWAAGLPRREEDSAARLGLGNFLPCDPKPGSSPRRPQADAGVSAEPPARRCAAAAASAMGERCDYQRLSSAEEEEEMHGPLPHSFSDSTGQRALRLGSRRPTPPPRQDIAPGMPCRRRLSCSMQAEEGTDWLLELLTELQLQQYFLRIRDELNVTRLSHFEYVKNEDLEKIGMGRPGQRRLWEAVKRRKAMCKRKSWMSKVFSGKRPESELPPQPQSTFRKPPTPPPPEAGGQHSLTCLVRERDLSIFEKLGDGSFGVVHRGEWCTPAGKTLNVAVKCLKTDVLSQPEALDDFIREVNAMHSLDHRNLIRLYGVVLSHPMKMVTELAPLGSLLDRLRKNQGHFLISTLCQYAIQVAKGMAYLESKRFIHRDLAARNILLASNELVKIGDFGLMRALPKNDDHYVMQEHRKVPFAWCAPESLKTRTFSHASDTWMFGVTLWEMFTYGQEPWIGLNGSQILHKIDKEGERLPRPEDCPQDIYNVMLQCWAHKPEDRPTFVALRDFLVEAQPTDMRALQDFEEPDKLHIQMNDIITVIEGRAENYWWRGQNKRTLKVGQFPRNTVTSVAGLSAHDISQPLKNSFIHTGHGDTNPQHCWGFPDKIDELYLGNPMDPPDILGVDPSAARPTQLPGRAKKPCYDPVSEEEEGLPGGLRKLCLKKPGTGKGLRPAKPSARVPGTKVGERQPGRLASEGPASSEVTLIDFGEEVPQGSPSPVGELTAPSLAKLAMEACSLLDKTPPQSPTRALPRPLHPTPVVDWDARPLPPPPAYDDVAQDEDDIEVCSITSPPSRRGKTNYGFVDESERGPALEDNLFLPPKETKQPSMTQTTELFEELQQECMKRLNVPLGPAAPADDKPQIPPRVPIPPRPLRRNEPGRWSGDLSPASGGEEDRPPQIPPRDPLSQPTSRTPSPMALQVGSPQQRAALCSCLSTSPGKPMPTTQSFALDPKYATPKVIQAQGKDCSKGPCILPIVKDGQKVSSTHYYLLPERPAYLDKYEKFFKEAKSPEEVPASRQVTTATVRPMVQQPLPDCKANFSSNNSNPGPKCLVKASCSLQKIVYDGPDVCRPADKIRLVQDTVHGVTTEECQAALQKHGWSIQRAIQYLKVEQLFCLGLKSRGECQRVLEMFDWNLAQASSHLLDPYSATRQKW; this comes from the exons ATGGTCccccctcatcctcctcctcctccgcccgGCTGCCTGGTGCACCGTGCCGGGGTGCGGGGAGAAGGGGGCAGCGAGCGCGGCGCTGGCGGCGATGCCACCACCTCTCCTCTCAGGAGCcggagcagggacagaaggtGGGCGGCTGGGCTGCCGCGCCGGGAGGAAGAcagtgctgccaggctgggactGGG CAACTTTCTGCCATGTGATCCCAAACCCGGCTCCAGCCCTCGCCGCCCCCAGGCAGACGCGGGCGTCTCCGCAGAGCCCCCCGCTCGCCGCTGCGCCGCAGCCGCCGCCTCAGCCATGGGCGAGAGATGCGACTACCAGCGCTTGAGCAGcgccgaggaggaggaggaaatgcaCGGCCCCTTGCCCCACAGCTTCTCGGACAGCACCGGGCAGCGGGCCCTGCGGCTGGGCAGCAGGCGCCCCACGCCGCCCCCCCGGCAGGACATCGCCCCGGGCATGCCGTGCCGGCGG aggctgagctgtagcatgcaggcagaggagggcacagactggctgctggagctgctgactgagctgcagctgcagcagtacTTCCTGCGCATCCGAGACGAGCTCAACGTCACACGCCTCTCCCACTTCGAGTACGTCAAAAATGAGGATCTGGAGAAGATCGGCATGGGACGCCCCG gcCAGCGGCGGCTGTGGGAGGCAGTGAAGCGGAGGAAAGCCATGTGCAAGCGGAAATCCTGGATGAGCAAG GTGTTCAGTGGGAAGCGCCCAGAGTCAGAGCTGCcgccccagccccagagcaccTTCCGCAAGCCCCCCACACCACCCCCCCCTGAAGCTGGGGGCCAGCACTCCCTCACCTGCCTCGTGCGGGAGCGGGACCTCTCCATCTTTGAGAAGCTGGGTGACGGCTCCTTTGGTGTGGTGCACCGCGGCGAGTGGTGCACGCCTGCTGGCAAGACG CTGAATGTGGCAGTGAAGTGCCTCAAGACAGATGTGCTGAGCCAGCCAGAGGCCCTGGATGACTTCATCCGGGAGGTGAATGCCATGCACTCCCTGGACCACAGGAACCTCATCCGCCTGTATGGCGTGGTGCTCTCCCACCCCATGAAGATG GTGACAGAGCTGGCCCCGCTGGGCTCCCTCCTGGACCGCCTGCGGAAGAACCAGGGCCATTTCCTCATCTCCACACTGTGCCAGTATGCCATCCAAGTGGCCAAGGGCATGGCCTATCTGGAGTCCAAGCGTTTCATCCACCGTGACCTGGCTGCCCGAAACATCCTGCTGGCCTCCAATGAGCTCGTCAAGATCGGGGACTTCGGACTGATGCGGGCACTGCCCAAAAATGATGATCACTACGTGATGCAGGAGCACCGCAAGGTCCCCTTTGCCTG GTGTGCTCCTGAGAGCCTGAAGACACGCACCTTCTCCCACGCCAGTGACACCTGGATGTTCGGAGTGACCCTCTGGGAGATGTTCACCTATGGTCAGGAGCCTTGGATTGGCCTGAATGGCAGCCAG ATCCTGCACAAGATAGACAAGGAGGGTGAGCGGCTGCCGCGGCCTGAGGACTGTCCCCAGGACATCTACAATGtcatgctgcagtgctgggcacacaAGCCCGAGGACCGACCCACCTTCGTGGCCTTGCGAGACTTCTTGGTGGAG gcTCAGCCCACTGACATGAGAGCGCTGCAGGACTTTGAGGAGCCGGACAAGCTGCACATCCAGATGAACGACATCATCACGGTCATTGAGGGCAG GGCCGAGAATTACTGGTGGCGGGGTCAGAATAAACGGACCCTAAAAGTGGGCCAATTTCCCCGAAACACGGTGACCTCGGTGGCAGGGCTGTCAGCCCACGACATCAGCCAGCCGCTTAAAAACAGCTTCATCCACACAGGCCATGGAGACACCaacccacagcactgctgggggtTTCCCGATAAAATTGATGA GCTGTACCTGGGAAATCCCATGGACCCTCCTGACATTTTAGGTGTGGACCCGAGTGCTGCCAGACCTACACAGCTTCCAGGAAGGGCTAAAA AGCCTTGCTACGACCCAGTtagtgaggaggaggagggtctGCCAGGGGGCCTGCGGAAGCTCTGCCTGAAGAagccaggcacagggaagggccTGCGGCCGGCCAAGCCATCAGCACGAGTACCGGGCACCAAGGTGGGCGAGCGGCAGCCCGGACGGCTGGCAAGCGAGGGGCCGGCAAGCAGCGAGGTGACCCTCATTGACTTTGGGGAGGAAgtgccccagggcagcccctctCCGGTGGGGGAGCTGACAGCCCCATCATTAGCCAAGCTGGCCATGGAGGCCTGCTCTCTGCTGGACAAGACCCCACCACAGAGCCCCACACGGGCTCTCCCTCGGCCACTCCACCCCACGCCGGTGGTGGACTGGGATGCCCGGCCCTTGCCCCCGCCGCCTGCCTACGATGACGTGGCACAGGATGAGGACGATATTGAGGTCTGCTCTATCACCAGCCCCCCAAGCCGGCGGGGCAAGACCAACTACGGCTTTGTGGATGAGAGTGAACGGGGACCAGCACTGGAGGACAACCTCTTCCTGCCCCCCAAGGAGACCAAACAGCCCAGCATGACGCAGACCACCGAGCTctttgaggagctgcagcaggagtgcATGAAGAGGCTCAATGTCCCCCTGGGACCGGCTGCTCCAGCTGACGACAAGCCCCAGAtccctccccgtgtccccatcccgCCCCGGCCCCTTCGCCGCAATGAGCCTGGGCGCTGGTCAGGGGACCTTTCCCCAGCTTCGGGGGGCGAGGAGGACCGGCCGCCCCAGATCCCCCCGCGGGACCCACTGTCCCAGCCCACTTCCCGGACACCCAGCCCCatggctctgcaggtgggctccCCCCAGCAACgtgctgccctctgctcctgcctctccaccTCACCAGGGAAGCCCATGCCCACCACACAGAGCTTCGCCCTCGACCCTAAGTACGCCACCCCCAAGGTCATCCAGGCGCAGGGCAAGGACTGCTCCAAGGGACCCTGCATCCTGCCCATCGTGAAGGATGGGCAGAAGGTCAGCAGCACCCACTACTACCTGCTGCCCGAGCGCCCTGCCTACCTGGACAAGTACGAGAAGTTTTTCAAGGAGGCTAAAAGCCCCGAGGAGGTGCCAGCATCCCGCCAGGTCACCACAGCCACCGTCCGTCCTATggtgcagcagccactgccagaCTGCAAGGCCAACTTTTCCTCCAACAACAGCAACCCTGGGCCCAAGTGCCTGGTGAaagcctcctgcagcctccagaaGATCGTTTACGACGGGCCAGATGTTTGCCGTCCTGCTGACAAGATCCGGCTG GTGCAGGACACGGTGCATGGTGTGACCACCGAGGAgtgccaggcagccctgcagaagcATGGCTGGAGCATCCAGCGGGCTATCCAGTACCTGAAG GTGGAGCAGCTCTTCTGCCTGGGGCTGAAGTCCCGTGGTGAGTGCCAGCGGGTGCTGGAGATGTTCGACTGGAACCTGGCACAGGCCAGCTCCCACCTCCTCGATCCCTACAGCGCCACCCGCCAGAA GTGGTGA
- the TNK2 gene encoding activated CDC42 kinase 1 isoform X5, producing MGERCDYQRLSSAEEEEEMHGPLPHSFSDSTGQRALRLGSRRPTPPPRQDIAPGMPCRRRLSCSMQAEEGTDWLLELLTELQLQQYFLRIRDELNVTRLSHFEYVKNEDLEKIGMGRPGQRRLWEAVKRRKAMCKRKSWMSKVFSGKRPESELPPQPQSTFRKPPTPPPPEAGGQHSLTCLVRERDLSIFEKLGDGSFGVVHRGEWCTPAGKTLNVAVKCLKTDVLSQPEALDDFIREVNAMHSLDHRNLIRLYGVVLSHPMKMVTELAPLGSLLDRLRKNQGHFLISTLCQYAIQVAKGMAYLESKRFIHRDLAARNILLASNELVKIGDFGLMRALPKNDDHYVMQEHRKVPFAWCAPESLKTRTFSHASDTWMFGVTLWEMFTYGQEPWIGLNGSQILHKIDKEGERLPRPEDCPQDIYNVMLQCWAHKPEDRPTFVALRDFLVEAQPTDMRALQDFEEPDKLHIQMNDIITVIEGRAENYWWRGQNKRTLKVGQFPRNTVTSVAGLSAHDISQPLKNSFIHTGHGDTNPQHCWGFPDKIDELYLGNPMDPPDILGVDPSAARPTQLPGRAKRQPPPRPPQPTVLLTSKLGFFGCCCPFFTPSFFSPCYDPVSEEEEGLPGGLRKLCLKKPGTGKGLRPAKPSARVPGTKVGERQPGRLASEGPASSEVTLIDFGEEVPQGSPSPVGELTAPSLAKLAMEACSLLDKTPPQSPTRALPRPLHPTPVVDWDARPLPPPPAYDDVAQDEDDIEVCSITSPPSRRGKTNYGFVDESERGPALEDNLFLPPKETKQPSMTQTTELFEELQQECMKRLNVPLGPAAPADDKPQIPPRVPIPPRPLRRNEPGRWSGDLSPASGGEEDRPPQIPPRDPLSQPTSRTPSPMALQVGSPQQRAALCSCLSTSPGKPMPTTQSFALDPKYATPKVIQAQGKDCSKGPCILPIVKDGQKVSSTHYYLLPERPAYLDKYEKFFKEAKSPEEVPASRQVTTATVRPMVQQPLPDCKANFSSNNSNPGPKCLVKASCSLQKIVYDGPDVCRPADKIRLVQDTVHGVTTEECQAALQKHGWSIQRAIQYLKVEQLFCLGLKSRGECQRVLEMFDWNLAQASSHLLDPYSATRQK from the exons ATGGGCGAGAGATGCGACTACCAGCGCTTGAGCAGcgccgaggaggaggaggaaatgcaCGGCCCCTTGCCCCACAGCTTCTCGGACAGCACCGGGCAGCGGGCCCTGCGGCTGGGCAGCAGGCGCCCCACGCCGCCCCCCCGGCAGGACATCGCCCCGGGCATGCCGTGCCGGCGG aggctgagctgtagcatgcaggcagaggagggcacagactggctgctggagctgctgactgagctgcagctgcagcagtacTTCCTGCGCATCCGAGACGAGCTCAACGTCACACGCCTCTCCCACTTCGAGTACGTCAAAAATGAGGATCTGGAGAAGATCGGCATGGGACGCCCCG gcCAGCGGCGGCTGTGGGAGGCAGTGAAGCGGAGGAAAGCCATGTGCAAGCGGAAATCCTGGATGAGCAAG GTGTTCAGTGGGAAGCGCCCAGAGTCAGAGCTGCcgccccagccccagagcaccTTCCGCAAGCCCCCCACACCACCCCCCCCTGAAGCTGGGGGCCAGCACTCCCTCACCTGCCTCGTGCGGGAGCGGGACCTCTCCATCTTTGAGAAGCTGGGTGACGGCTCCTTTGGTGTGGTGCACCGCGGCGAGTGGTGCACGCCTGCTGGCAAGACG CTGAATGTGGCAGTGAAGTGCCTCAAGACAGATGTGCTGAGCCAGCCAGAGGCCCTGGATGACTTCATCCGGGAGGTGAATGCCATGCACTCCCTGGACCACAGGAACCTCATCCGCCTGTATGGCGTGGTGCTCTCCCACCCCATGAAGATG GTGACAGAGCTGGCCCCGCTGGGCTCCCTCCTGGACCGCCTGCGGAAGAACCAGGGCCATTTCCTCATCTCCACACTGTGCCAGTATGCCATCCAAGTGGCCAAGGGCATGGCCTATCTGGAGTCCAAGCGTTTCATCCACCGTGACCTGGCTGCCCGAAACATCCTGCTGGCCTCCAATGAGCTCGTCAAGATCGGGGACTTCGGACTGATGCGGGCACTGCCCAAAAATGATGATCACTACGTGATGCAGGAGCACCGCAAGGTCCCCTTTGCCTG GTGTGCTCCTGAGAGCCTGAAGACACGCACCTTCTCCCACGCCAGTGACACCTGGATGTTCGGAGTGACCCTCTGGGAGATGTTCACCTATGGTCAGGAGCCTTGGATTGGCCTGAATGGCAGCCAG ATCCTGCACAAGATAGACAAGGAGGGTGAGCGGCTGCCGCGGCCTGAGGACTGTCCCCAGGACATCTACAATGtcatgctgcagtgctgggcacacaAGCCCGAGGACCGACCCACCTTCGTGGCCTTGCGAGACTTCTTGGTGGAG gcTCAGCCCACTGACATGAGAGCGCTGCAGGACTTTGAGGAGCCGGACAAGCTGCACATCCAGATGAACGACATCATCACGGTCATTGAGGGCAG GGCCGAGAATTACTGGTGGCGGGGTCAGAATAAACGGACCCTAAAAGTGGGCCAATTTCCCCGAAACACGGTGACCTCGGTGGCAGGGCTGTCAGCCCACGACATCAGCCAGCCGCTTAAAAACAGCTTCATCCACACAGGCCATGGAGACACCaacccacagcactgctgggggtTTCCCGATAAAATTGATGA GCTGTACCTGGGAAATCCCATGGACCCTCCTGACATTTTAGGTGTGGACCCGAGTGCTGCCAGACCTACACAGCTTCCAGGAAGGGCTAAAA GGCAGCCTCCTCCACGCCCACCTCAGCCTACCGTCCTGCTCACCAGTAAGTTGGGCTTCTTTGGGTGCTGCTGTCCTTTCTTCACaccctctttcttttct CCTTGCTACGACCCAGTtagtgaggaggaggagggtctGCCAGGGGGCCTGCGGAAGCTCTGCCTGAAGAagccaggcacagggaagggccTGCGGCCGGCCAAGCCATCAGCACGAGTACCGGGCACCAAGGTGGGCGAGCGGCAGCCCGGACGGCTGGCAAGCGAGGGGCCGGCAAGCAGCGAGGTGACCCTCATTGACTTTGGGGAGGAAgtgccccagggcagcccctctCCGGTGGGGGAGCTGACAGCCCCATCATTAGCCAAGCTGGCCATGGAGGCCTGCTCTCTGCTGGACAAGACCCCACCACAGAGCCCCACACGGGCTCTCCCTCGGCCACTCCACCCCACGCCGGTGGTGGACTGGGATGCCCGGCCCTTGCCCCCGCCGCCTGCCTACGATGACGTGGCACAGGATGAGGACGATATTGAGGTCTGCTCTATCACCAGCCCCCCAAGCCGGCGGGGCAAGACCAACTACGGCTTTGTGGATGAGAGTGAACGGGGACCAGCACTGGAGGACAACCTCTTCCTGCCCCCCAAGGAGACCAAACAGCCCAGCATGACGCAGACCACCGAGCTctttgaggagctgcagcaggagtgcATGAAGAGGCTCAATGTCCCCCTGGGACCGGCTGCTCCAGCTGACGACAAGCCCCAGAtccctccccgtgtccccatcccgCCCCGGCCCCTTCGCCGCAATGAGCCTGGGCGCTGGTCAGGGGACCTTTCCCCAGCTTCGGGGGGCGAGGAGGACCGGCCGCCCCAGATCCCCCCGCGGGACCCACTGTCCCAGCCCACTTCCCGGACACCCAGCCCCatggctctgcaggtgggctccCCCCAGCAACgtgctgccctctgctcctgcctctccaccTCACCAGGGAAGCCCATGCCCACCACACAGAGCTTCGCCCTCGACCCTAAGTACGCCACCCCCAAGGTCATCCAGGCGCAGGGCAAGGACTGCTCCAAGGGACCCTGCATCCTGCCCATCGTGAAGGATGGGCAGAAGGTCAGCAGCACCCACTACTACCTGCTGCCCGAGCGCCCTGCCTACCTGGACAAGTACGAGAAGTTTTTCAAGGAGGCTAAAAGCCCCGAGGAGGTGCCAGCATCCCGCCAGGTCACCACAGCCACCGTCCGTCCTATggtgcagcagccactgccagaCTGCAAGGCCAACTTTTCCTCCAACAACAGCAACCCTGGGCCCAAGTGCCTGGTGAaagcctcctgcagcctccagaaGATCGTTTACGACGGGCCAGATGTTTGCCGTCCTGCTGACAAGATCCGGCTG GTGCAGGACACGGTGCATGGTGTGACCACCGAGGAgtgccaggcagccctgcagaagcATGGCTGGAGCATCCAGCGGGCTATCCAGTACCTGAAG GTGGAGCAGCTCTTCTGCCTGGGGCTGAAGTCCCGTGGTGAGTGCCAGCGGGTGCTGGAGATGTTCGACTGGAACCTGGCACAGGCCAGCTCCCACCTCCTCGATCCCTACAGCGCCACCCGCCAGAAGTAG